Genomic segment of Citrus sinensis cultivar Valencia sweet orange chromosome 7, DVS_A1.0, whole genome shotgun sequence:
taaaataagattgtcaaataaataaaagatattttaacatttaaaaaatattttttaacctCTACTTGCAAAAGTCCAAAAGtccaaaatttaaacttttgctagtagaggcaaaataacttatctaatctttaaaaactctattagaaaaataaccaaacaaaaaaaaaattataataagagttTATAGATTTAAGTAAACACTTATAactattaaataagtcataccAAACAGACACTAAGTTAAGTAGAATATGTTCTCAAACAGCAAAAGGCATTTTAGTTGATTACAAAAGCAAACGTGTGGATCTCTAGTGGATGTCATGCAGCACTAATATGTTAAAGGATACATTCATACATAACAGAGCTCAAAAAAGGGACATCCCATAACTTGCAGCTTTTAGCTAATTGGGATCATTTTCATTGGACTTATCCTTATCTAATCCAAAGAGTTTTGTTATCTTTTCGGGATCGAGTGTTCGGAAATCCAATGTAGAGAGGGACCTGCTGAAAGGAGCAAATGCATTGCCTTCTCTGTGATTGATGATATCTGTTATTGAAGCCTGTAAAAGAGTGAAGTTCTGAATGTTCATAAGAGCATTAGGATGACCCTCAGTTAGATTGAAGTTCTGGATGTTTTTGTTGTGATGAGCCTCCATTGTAGATCGATTTCGAAGAGTTGGACGAATTGgggaaagagaaatatgcaatCCTGCTTCGTGTATGATTGATTTTAGACTGTGAGAGCTGCTTCTTGCACTTGGGTCTGCATTCTTCTCCAGCTGCAAGAACACATAACACCAGAAGCTTGAATATTTGATGCGTGAATGACTTtagggaaatttttttaaaattttctctgccatcatagaaaaaaattttcatgcaAAAATCTTATTAGCCGGTGCTAACGCTCAAAATCAACCATTAAACAAAAGTTTATATGTATTCAATTTTAACTGAAATGCAACTTTTATGGGGCATTATATATGTACTCCATTCACCTCTTTAGAAGATTCGGTCTCTCCTTTGGTTTCATCTGCAGATGAAACAGATGAAACCCTTTTATGATGACCTTCATGTATCGATTGAGTAGATTTCCTTCCTTTTGAACTCCGGCGCCTGTAAAATGGAAATGCGTGGTGTTTAAATgatctaatttaatttctttaacacTTACTGTAAGGTAGTATGGTCAAATAACCTTCCGTCTCATCATTTAGACTAGTGATCCTAGTGAGTACTTTATTTCAtgtgaaaaaataagttttatctTCGTACGCAAGCACGCTTGGAggtatatgaattttattgcttgtGTTACTGCTACAAACATTTGAGTAAAATTCTAAATCATGCTGAAATTTCTGATTCTTATTGTTGCTTTGTTTATGTGCATGAAGAAGCTCCTTATTTAAGCATGATAACTTTTAGAAACTAATTCTTACagcatgaaaatgaaaacaagaaatagAAATTCACAGCCAAATTAGTCACATACTTCTTTCTTCTGCGGGTTCGAGCTGGCTCATCCTCCTCTCTGCAGATTACCGGTAGACTCGAGAGGTCACAGGCCAATGGACTTGCATTGAAGAACTGAAAGTGAACGAAGTTTTAAAGATACAGAGTATTATAAGCTTATTGTATCACACAATCAGGAGAGGAACAAGAAAGGTATCGCTATATATACATTACATATAATTTCGGTGTAATTGCTCATTTAAGATTATGTAGAATGGACTAATGTTTGAACTCACCTCATTTTGGAGAGCAGAGGCAGCAGTACCACGATAAGCTGGATCCAGAGCTAGAAGTGTGGTTAAGATACCATAGGAAGAAGGAGGAAACTCTCCAAAGACTTCGCGAAAACTGGGCTTATAATGTTGTGGTCGAAAAGTTGTAGTTAGCTTCATTTTCTTCCAGTAATCCTCTGAAGGTGTGCCACAGAGCTTAAAAATCCTGTGAAGCTGCTCAACCTGAATGCACAAGAAGCTTAATTCACTGAATCACCTGCCAGAAGTAACATTTACACATTCAtatcctatattttaaaaaaaaaaaaaagtgcactTAGTGAACCTTTGAGATTTCGTAAAAATTGAATCATTGCTTTATCTCATTGTCATATGAGCAATATTTCTTCGTCAATTCACTTTTGTGAATGCTTGAACAACATGAAACACAAATTATTCTTCTATGATTTTTGAGCTAATTGCAAGAGTTTTACCTCTGTCCTTCCAGGCATAAGTGGTCGTCCAATAAACATTTCAGCTAAAAGGCATCCAGCACTCCAAAGATCGATACCAACTCCATAATCAGTAGAGCCTAATAGTAGCTCAGGAGCTCGGTACCAGAGTGTTACCACGCGGCTTGTAAGGGGGCCTTTTTGTTTAGgaatgaagaaatttgaaaggCCAAAATCTGCAATCTTTAGCATCCCACTTTTGTCTATTAACAAGTTTGAAGCTTTAATGTCTCTGTGTAAAATTCCCCTTTCATGGCAATGCTGCAGACCCGAAAGTAGCTGCTGCATATAGCACTTCACCTacataatacaaatataaaatcccAAATCAGGATGACAATATCCTTTGAGCTTTTGCcccccaccaccaccacccaaaaaaaaaaaaaggctataCATAATCACTTGACTGATAACTAATTTGCTTTTTACCCAGAATAGAATTCATGATTTTGCTTGAATTTCAAAACACAGTAGCTAAAGTTTTTGGTACATGTTTTACTTTTCACCAACTATCCACTCATTTATACTTGACAACCATGAGAAAGTCGGATTTGGAAGTCTCATGTCATCCATACAAAAATTCCATAAAGTCGTGCCATGTAgacaattatttttgaaaccaCCAGAAAAGTTGATTGTTAGGTTAAATGAACATACATGTCATATTATCCGCAGTTATCGTAGCTCCAATGTATTCTAGACTTTTACTTAAAAGACCAATAATTCCTATTTCACATCACCTCAATACCAGGCATTCCCTTAATGCTATTTTCACTAGTACATGGTTACCAATTCAGTTTTTCAATTTATcccaatttatttacatttttcagacgaattcaaaaaaaattccaaccTGTGGTTCGGTGAGCTTCTGGGCTGGGCGGCAGATGATTTTGGTCAAGTCTGATTGCATGAAATCGAAAACCAGATAGAGACTGTATTGCATCCTTGATGTAGCTAGTCCTTCAAGCTTGATGACATTGGGATGATCTAGCTTCTGCAGTATCCTTATCTCTCTTGCCATAAACTTGACACTCTCTGGCTCTGATGTGTCAAACCGGACCTTCTTCAAAGCAACAATCTTTCCTGTGTCTCTATCTCGAGCTTTGTATACATTGCTGTACGTTCCTTGCCCTACCTACAAAGTGAGTGCAAGATATTAATGATACAAAGGtattaaggataaaaatttgaacaCTAACTATGCCGTCTTCAAACAATTCTTTTGTTTCCAATTTATACTTTTCAAGATCCAAACTGGGCCTCAAACTGAAACTCCTTAAGATTCGATTGGAATATGTTGAAATTGTTGATTCTACTATCTACAACACACGCCAACTTAGAAAATAACCAATTCTAGCCTCATGAAATTATTCTAATCAGGAACaaattcaagaaaacaaagagTTATTGAAAATCAAACCATGTTGGTGAGAAATCACAATACAAGAATGACGTGTGAACAACTGAAGCCACAAGCATGCACATGCTTCTATATCTACACTTGAGAAAATCATTCACCATGGTCTATTCAATTCGCTTAATAcctttgagagaaaaattcatccaaataaagataaagaatCATTTTGCAAAGTggtatcatcaaaataaatcattcCATGATCATAACAACTAAATAATAGCAACAATACCAACCTTGGCTAGTTTATCATAAGAATCAGCACTCTTAGGCACCAAACCAG
This window contains:
- the LOC102608067 gene encoding probable serine/threonine-protein kinase At1g54610: MGCIQAKLSPPQNVVERLKMEGGYVKGVSAGRVVVQKAVGKENGKVSRHGGDGNGVGERVRNGGGDGGSRSRKSVKKKISEDELVDGWPKWLVDNIPKEVLAGLVPKSADSYDKLAKVGQGTYSNVYKARDRDTGKIVALKKVRFDTSEPESVKFMAREIRILQKLDHPNVIKLEGLATSRMQYSLYLVFDFMQSDLTKIICRPAQKLTEPQVKCYMQQLLSGLQHCHERGILHRDIKASNLLIDKSGMLKIADFGLSNFFIPKQKGPLTSRVVTLWYRAPELLLGSTDYGVGIDLWSAGCLLAEMFIGRPLMPGRTEVEQLHRIFKLCGTPSEDYWKKMKLTTTFRPQHYKPSFREVFGEFPPSSYGILTTLLALDPAYRGTAASALQNEFFNASPLACDLSSLPVICREEDEPARTRRRKKRRSSKGRKSTQSIHEGHHKRVSSVSSADETKGETESSKELEKNADPSARSSSHSLKSIIHEAGLHISLSPIRPTLRNRSTMEAHHNKNIQNFNLTEGHPNALMNIQNFTLLQASITDIINHREGNAFAPFSRSLSTLDFRTLDPEKITKLFGLDKDKSNENDPN